A window of the Gossypium hirsutum isolate 1008001.06 chromosome A05, Gossypium_hirsutum_v2.1, whole genome shotgun sequence genome harbors these coding sequences:
- the LOC107957963 gene encoding probable jasmonic acid carboxyl methyltransferase 2, producing MEVVQVLHMNKGNGDTSYAKNSTVQRKIISFGKTIIEEALLELSSNYDIDSMGIADLGCSMGPNTLSVISEIMDIVRATSGHLRRPVPEFRLFFNDLYSNDFNYLFMLLPAFYKMLKEEKGIGSQCFISGVPGSFYGRLLPSNSLHFVYSFSSLHWLSQVPVGLESYAVKHLNKGKVYISKSSPQSVVNAYSSQFQADFSQFIKSRSQELVPGGRMVLSFLGRKSIDPTTEDGCYQWELLAEALMSLVKEGLIEEEKVASFNAPYYAPCAEELKVEILKEGSFIINRLEAFEVDWDGGAVADTHTEQGKMMVGERVAKTIRAVVESMLESHFRMGQDTMDVLFIKFAEIVGNHLSKTRTKYINFVISLVRKG from the exons ATGGAAGTAGTGCAAGTGCTTCACATGAACAAAGGGAATGGCGATACTAGTTATGCAAAGAACTCCACTGTTCAG AGGAAAATCATATCTTTCGGGAAAACCATCATTGAAGAAGCATTACTAGAACTCTCAAGCAACTATGATATAGATAGCATGGGAATCGCAGACTTGGGTTGCTCCATGGGACCCAACACCTTGTCGGTTATCTCGGAGATAATGGACATAGTACGAGCGACGAGCGGTCACCTCAGGCGCCCGGTGCCGGAGTTTAGGCTTTTCTTTAACGACCTTTATAGCAACGATTTCAATTACTTATTCATGTTGTTACCGGCATTCTACAAGATGCTGAAAGAAGAGAAGGGTATTGGATCCCAGTGCTTCATATCGGGTGTCCCAGGTTCTTTCTATGGCAGATTGCTCCCTAGCAACAGCCTCCACTTCGTCTACTCTTTTTCCAGTCTCCATTGGCTCTCCCAG GTTCCGGTGGGGCTGGAAAGCTATGCCGTGAAGCATTTAAATAAAGGAAAAGTGTATATCTCAAAGAGCAGCCCGCAAAGCGTGGTGAATGCTTATTCATCGCAGTTCCAGGCTGATTTTTCACAGTTCATAAAGTCACGTTCCCAGGAGTTGGTCCCAGGTGGCCGCATGGTCCTTTCTTTCCTGGGCAGGAAATCCATTGATCCCACAACCGAAGATGGGTGCTATCAGTGGGAATTGTTAGCCGAAGCATTGATGAGCCTGGTCAAAGAG GGTTTAATTGAAGAGGAAAAAGTAGCGTCATTCAATGCACCGTACTATGCTCCGTGTGCGGAGGAACTAAAGGTGGAGATACTAAAGGAAGGGTCATTCATAATTAATCGGTTGGAAGCATTTGAAGTGGACTGGGATGGAGGCGCGGTTGCTGACACCCATACTGAACAAGGGAAAATGATGGTGGGAGAGCGAGTGGCTAAAACCATCAGAGCGGTGGTCGAATCGATGTTGGAATCCCACTTCCGAATGGGACAAGATACGATGGATGTTTTATTCATCAAGTTCGCGGAGATTGTTGGGAATCACTTGTCAAAGACTAGAACCAAGTATATAAATTTCGTGATTTCACTGGTTAGAAAGGGCTAG
- the LOC107957962 gene encoding uncharacterized protein has product MPSFEFDNVKAEKQDALWRYKMERKLRMGLSFIGFLLVLFLLSWPLYPTLIPDTVEVAGDFLRYLVSTFNKPLFTFVLLNFIILAVFVLSTQNQTQKLTTTPDIYDEYVSSRRCMQTSEVSTSAPVTEETTVDKQIILVENAAALNSRAKPQRTTTGTGRDTVTETKRSLSPVKEQHQPTENRTVTRTKPLCSTTEMMNQKEYRRTRSMVSESRNQRPREFRRSETAMFSRELVVTDAEPPRKSMDEMSSEEFRSIVDSFIAEKKKTLMQENTAHYTRRKEKCMSIVVKN; this is encoded by the coding sequence ATGCCTTCCTTTGAATTTGATAATGTTAAGGCAGAGAAGCAAGATGCTTTGTGGAGATACAAGATGGAGAGGAAGTTGAGGATGGGGCTTAGCTTCATCGGGTTTCTCTTGGTTTTGTTTTTGCTGTCGTGGCCCTTGTACCCAACTTTGATTCCTGACACCGTCGAGGTTGCCGGAGATTTTCTCCGATATTTGGTTTCCACTTTTAATAAGCCGCTCTTCACTTTTGTCCTCCTAAACTTCATCATCCTCGCTGTTTTTGTTTTGTCTACCCAAAACCAGACCCAGAAACTAACCACCACTCCCGATATCTACGACGAGTACGTTAGCTCTCGCCGGTGTATGCAAACATCGGAAGTCTCCACCTCAGCTCCCGTCACGGAAGAGACCACGGTCGACAAGCAAATCATTCTGGTGGAAAATGCGGCTGCTCTAAATTCTCGAGCCAAGCCGCAACGTACGACTACTGGCACTGGCCGTGATACTGTTACAGAGACGAAACGTTCCCTCTCACCAGTTAAAGAACAACATCAACCTACTGAGAACCGGACAGTGACACGTACAAAGCCTCTCTGTTCTACAACCGaaatgatgaatcaaaaggagtACCGAAGAACTCGATCAATGGTTTCAGAATCCCGAAACCAACGACCCCGGGAGTTTCGGAGGTCGGAGACGGCTATGTTCAGCCGAGAACTGGTGGTTACAGATGCTGAGCCGCCGAGGAAATCAATGGACGAGATGAGCAGCGAAGAGTTTCGGTCGATAGTAGACAGTTTCATCGCTGAGAAAAAGAAAACTCTGATGCAAGAAAACACCGCCCATTACACTAGGAGAAAAGAGAAGTGCATGTCAATTGTGGTTAAGAATTAA